A region of the Pungitius pungitius chromosome 8, fPunPun2.1, whole genome shotgun sequence genome:
ACTGTTCTAATCACCTAAACCTTAGGGGCTTCAACCCGGGGCCCTAAAAGCTGCTGTGTTCTTCTATCATTGCCACtactgtcatttaaaatgagctATTCGTTTGAAATCGGATTGTCCTcaaaaattgaattatttagATACGACCTGGCTATGATTAGAACGGAACGTTTGAGAGCCTTCAGTGATTTCTGCTGGTTCACCACATGGGCTCTTACGCAGCTGGGCTCGGCGGCTCTCCTCCGCAGATTCTGCCGACTTCTGACGGAGAAGCGACGGAGGGATCTCCTGCTACGTCGGGCAAAACCACGGAGCGGGGACATGGTTCTCTGAAaccttcctcctccgtctccaccttcttcgtcttcctccttctcctcgtcttcctcctcctcctccttcttctcttctgcgTTGCCCAATACCAGCTCCAGGGCCCCTTGCAGGGAGCGCCGCACGCCCCCCACCCAACCCGCCACCTGCAGCTGGGCGGCCGACAGCTTCCCCCCAAAGTACTGCATGGTTGAAATGCTCCCGCTGCTCTTCCGGGCACTGGGGGTCACCGTGGGAGACGGGCCATTGTAGAAACTGCGGGTGAGCGTTGGCAGAGAAGAAGGTGACGTCTGTGATCTGCCTTTCAGTCGTGATTTCCAATCAGCAGAAGGTGAAGAGAGGTGAAAAGGTTTCGGAcgtcacacagcagcagatttaGTCCGTCTTCCGTTCATCCTCCATCTCCATATTTCTATGGTTCAGGTCACACAGACTTTCTGTAGCAGCTTTAGTGTCAGCGAAGAAGCAGATAGTCTGACTAGCCATGTGACAAAACTATTCCACTGGAGCATTCACAATGATGGATGTGACGTCCTGAACTGAAGAAAGACTTTCCCCATCATCACATAATAATCCATtcaaaaaatacacaaagaactctacaaaaaaaagagagatccCTTGGCAAAAATAGCAATGAAGCTGTTAGTCTTGCACACAACAGTTTTTAAAGATTACCTCTTTTCATGTGCACTTCCTGAGTCGACAGTCTCATTTTTCAGTCCCAGTTCACATCACAACCTCCACTCTCCAttcagcaaaaaagaaaagcagcgtAGGAGATAACTGGCATCTCAACCCTCTGAAGCCAGGTAGAGAGATGTAGATCACCCCTCCACACCTGACCTGTTCTCACAGAACGTCACCACAAAGCGGAGGTCTGTGGAAAATCCCAGGGGCTGGAAAGGTGCGGCAGGCTGGGCCTGGGTGCTTCCTGcacctccctctgctgctccccctCCCCGTAGGTAAAGGATGCAGGTAACTCAATGAGTCAGGGCTTTGTGAGAGGAGCAGGCGGCGGGAACAACAGAAAGCGGGAAGACCTTTGGAGAGTTCAGAGGCAGTTGGAGCGCTAGAGGAGCGAGAGAATGTGAACTTTCTTTTGCCCATCCTCCTTCGAGTGTATGTGCAGCcacagagtctgtgtgtgtgtgtgtgtgtgtgtgtgtgtgtgtgtgtgtgtgtgtgtgtgtgtgtgtgtgtgtgtgtgtgtgtgtgtgtgtgtgtgtgtgtgtgtaaggggggTGAAGGGAACTCCCAAAACAGGGTGGAGAGACTGagtagacagacagagacagagaaagaggggcACCATGTATGGTCATTCTGACCCGCCGGCCTGCTGACCAGATCCAAAAGAGGACATGGTAACCACACAGCAGCTTGTCTCTTCTCACTGGAACATGTATCTGTCCGTCTGCCTGTCTTTGAGTCAGTAACCTGAATGCGGGTACAGTAAAACACTTACTCTGTCCTTTTAGAGTAGAAGCCCTTCCATGCCACCCAATAGCATCTCTGATGTCAAGGTTTTTACTTGCTGCGGACAATATTTAGATTGTATTGAACTTTACTGTGTAGTGCTATATCATAGTTGTGCTCTACATGAGAAAGCTTGATGGTATCTGCGCTGCAGCAGTGCCACTCAGTGGAGACAACAGGGCGGCACTCTCAGCCCCCCACGTCCTTCAAAGCGTCCACACCAATGACCTTACAGCAGCTCCGTGGCGCACAATGCTTCCTTACAGTAGCCCACTGGTTTTGTGAGCTGGTTTGTTTGCTTAAGCACACACGGCAAATGGAAATACGATATCACAAAgatgcacgtacacacacacacagacacacacacacacacacacacacaacgttcaGGGCTCCAGAGTTTAGTGTTTTTATGAAGTTTGCAAAAATGTTGCATGTTCAAACGGGTGGTGAAGCGCTCTGTCTCGACTGGAAGGCTCCGTCAGGTGTTCATTCACTCTGATGAACAATAAAAAGGTGCCGCGACTACGCCTTGCTCTGTTGTTCGCTGCCTTGTCTTGTTTCATAAAAAAGTTGTCAgatttccttccttctttcagagttctttttttttttgtatgatgTGAGTTTGTTCATCTTGTTACATAATGCGCTAGacctttgaggttttttttgttgaggtgTGATAGGCCTGTAATCTTCACTTTGATCTGTAATTCTGTTATTTATAGCGAGGCTAACACTAAAGTTGCCAGCAAAATGAGATTGCTATCGCATTAACACTACTTCTTAATGGCAGTAGAGCGATGACGTGTATTTGAGGGAGCACCCAGAATCCCCTCAAACATGGTTTGTTGGCTTCAGCTGAACAACAAGGACGAGTCTTTGAAAGCGACTCATCTGAGGCAGAACACAAACAGCATTGTGTTATCCAGACACCATATAGTAAGCCCAGCAGCACAAATAAAACACGTGATACTCTTGTAAAAGAAAAGTATTCCGATTCTTTGCAGACGTAAAATGAATGAGTTACAATTGAACACAAGCTATAAATTAATACTTGAATTATAaattggaagggggggggggtgaaattgattttagaaaacacactaattgttgttgtttgtcaagTTAATATTATATTCCTAAATTGGTGTAATGTTTTTCAATTAACACAAAAGTCAAATTCAGAGTGGGTAATATTAAAATCACTCCTTCATCATCATATCTATCTAACATGTGATCTCacttaattaaatgtaatttaatgttaaACCACCAACACTTgtgttaaaaacattaaattctgcaaaagctgacCCATAGCAGCTGGAAATAGTCCCCTCAAGAGGCCCATGCTTGTGAATGTAGatctatttccttttttaaaaggccTAGACTTTGAAGATAAAGCGCACAATTAAGAACAAGAACAAAGACTATTGCGAAACGAGATGTAGAGGAAGTCGTAACCTCACTTCCTGTAGAGACTTATTTCTGTCATaaccacacatttcatttcattctgtttGATGTACTGTTACAGTTGACGGACTTTCTCCCCACCGACATAACATCTTCAGTAAtgtgaatgcaaaaaaacacacacacgttaaaaaGTACGTTTTTCATGTTTCTCCGAGAATATCGGTGTGTTCcatttgaatttgaacaaaTAAGATCACGCTGTCAGCAAGAGCCGATACTACTACCGACACATGACCCACAGATGTCTCTTTCAGGCCATTCTTGTTCATTGCTCAATGTCACGCCTACACGAAAACACGCGTTCTTAAGCTGTGACGGAACCATTTGTGAAGCGAGAATATCGAAATGTCTTTCCTCGTGCAACTGGAATGGCGATGGGCTGGTGAGTGTACTGTACACTCCCGTCTCTATACTGAGCCCCACCCCATGTGAGACATAAAAACACGTGTGCTGGTTCATCAAGGGCGGGTTCCAATCCTACTTTTCAATTCCCAATTGATATCTGGGCTTTGGGTATCGCTTGATTCAGAATGCCAATTGGATACCAGTGTTAAGATAATAAGTTGTGTTGCTCACTGTGTGGAAGGGATTGGGATATTTAGTGAGTAAAGTAACATCAGGCTTGaacattattttctttacttttataAAACAACGTTGCATTTGAAAAAGAATTAGACTGGATTTGGCATTTACCTCCTGCTCGTCCTCTTCGTCGACTTCATCCTCCCTCTgggtctccttttcttctccctcctcttcatcttcctcctcttcctcttcctcgtcctcctcgtcctcctccatggAGAtgagctcttcctcttctttctttggaTTTTCCCAGCTTAATGTAGGCTCAGCGCTCCCTGgtttctccacctgctccagcgCTCTATTTGTGACATCCAGCGTCACCTGAACTTCTTCTTTATCCGCAGAGACAGCTGAGCGACTGTTGCTGAGCGGACTGGTTTCCACTTTAGCCTGCGAGCCCCATCGCTTCGGTTTGACTGAAAAGTCGTCAAATACAACTTGAGCCAGAGGCGGCCTGGCGGAGAAGTCGTCATACACGACTTTCAGCTGACCCTCTGTGGGCTGAGAGGATTTTGCAGTGGGGGAATTTGGGAATTCTGACTTTGGAGGCACATCTTTGGAGTCAAAGCGGATTAAATTAGACTTTGCTGTGTCCACTGCGCTCTCTatttcttcccttcctctctcctcctccagtcttAACTTTTCCTCCAGGTCTTGTTCTCGCTTTTGATCCACTTCCTGCCGTACCAACGCTTcaattctttctctctctgcctgcctcttcctctcctcttctctctctgcctgcctcttcctctcctcttccctctctgcctgcctcttcctctcttcttcttgctccgcctgcctcttcctctcctcttccctctctgcctgcctcttcctctcctcttccctctctgcctgcctcttcctctcttcttcttgctccgcctgcctcttcctctcctcttccctctctgcctgcctcttcctctcctcttctctctctgcctgcctcttcctctcctcttccctctctgcctgcctcttcctctcttcttcttgctctgcctgcctcttcctctcctcttctctctctgcctgcctcttcctctcctcttccctctctgcctgcctcttcatctcctcttctctctctgcctgcctcttcctctcctcttctctctctgcctgcctcatcctctcctcttccctctctgcctgcctcttcctctcctcttcttgctctgcctgcctctttctctcctcttcttcctctctctgcctcttcctctctgtctcttctttttcttgctgTGCTTTCAGCCTGCgttgcctctctctttctctttccttctcttcgtCTCTTAATCTttcctccaccctctcctctTGTCTTAGTCTCTCCTCGTTCTGTCTCGCCCTCTCCCTGTCCTCCACTGTCTTTCTCTGCAGCATcaactcctcctcttcatcttctcctcttgACCTCTCTGTCACTTTCACCCACTCtttctcccactcctcctctctttgtttctttttgttaatttcAGTCTCTCTCAGTTTTCCCTCCAAATGGTAATCCGCATGGTTGCCAATCaatctctcctcttttcttcccctctgtctttctctttcctcccttagtctctcctctttctgtctctgctccATCAGCCCCAAATcattctctcctcccttctccttttctcccctcagtctctctgtctttttcacCCACTCTTTTTCCCACtcgtcttctctttttttctcttcattaatCGCGTCCTCGctaaacttttgtttttctctttcctgcctcagtctctcctctttcctctccacctccttcagcctttctttttccctctcctcctgatTTTGTTTAAGTCTCTGCTCTTTCTGCTTCGCactctttctttcctcttctctctgtctctgcagcagcatctccatctgcttttccctctccatctcctcctctctgaacctttcctgtttcctctcctcttctatCAACTGTTCTCTCTCCCATTCCtcccttctctgtctctctaagCGCTCCTCTTTCAGACTGTCTTGTTTCCTTGCCTCCTCTTTTTTCTGCCtagccttttctttctccctttcttcttcatcctcttcctcttcttcttcttttcgttTCAGCTCGTCTTCCATCTTGAGTTCTGGCTGATCGTGCTCCTCTGATCTCcgctttttttcaaattccaaATGTTTCAGTCGTTCCCCTTCTttgtcaccatcatcatcatctttccTCTGAAGACCTCCTACTCGTCTATAGACAGGCACTGAAACAGGgatctcctcctcagctccatcCTCAGAagcctctccttcttcttcttcgtcgcTGGAGTCAGACGCGGAGCCCAGGAACACCGGCGGCCCGCCGTCGTCTCTCTCCACGACGCTGAAGCGGACGGAGCGGCGTTTGGCGTTGTCCCTCTTTGGAGCGTGTTGAGCACTGTCCCCCTCAGCCGAGACTCCCTCATCAGCCGCAGTGTGGGTTTTAAAGGAGCTACGTTTGCGTAGCTGGACATCGACATCTTTTGATGGGTTTTGCACATGTTCTACTCTCCAGCTTTTCGACAACTCATCCTCAGGGGCAGCgtctttgtttgtctccattGGAATATCTGTGGGCGGTTCAGCAGGGGACACCTTTGAAGGAAGATCCACTGGCTGGCTGGACAACGCCCCCGTTACGGGAGGTTTAACAGTTGGTATTTGGGGGGTTTTCACCGCTGCTGGAGCGGTTGCTGGCTGTAATCTGTGGAAGAAAGTTCAAGGTTTAATGCCTCGAAGGAATTGAGCGTTGATACCTCTCTCAAGAACGTGTGTGCGGTACAAAGCTACAGACAGCAGCTGGTCAGCGAAGCTTGGCATAAATACTGTAGCCAGGGTAGACGCCCCCCCTGTTTCAATGGGTCTACGTTTTGTTAAGCGAAATTGGTTGGTcccaaatacaaaaagaaaaccattaTTCTTTCACTCCCCTGTGGTTGTATCTAGCTATTCAGATTATTTACATAGCCTTAAGGTTTACGCCTTTAAATCACCACAGTAGGGTTGGATTTCATCTGTGGTGCTCAGAGCTCTTAATGTTCACATTTACAACTGTTGAGAGTTTTTATCGGtttctttggggaaaaaaaagttctcaCTGTTGACAGTGAAAACCAGCGAGGACTTGCTGTTGAATCGTTTTAACGTCATCCTTAATGCTGCAACACAAATTATATTCACGTCCACTGTACTGCTGTTGGAATCATGGCGAGATACTGCAGGGACTACAAATACTCTGTACTCTGAACATCTAATCTTAATATTCACATTTTGAGCTGGTCTGGTTTGCAAACTTATCAGGACAAAAATCTGACCGCGTTTTTTATACCCCAAGCTATGTTActcatttaccacactgtgacaGATGTCCAGGCAAAGTACTGAAAGTATTATAGAcacaaaggagacaaagacaggGATGGTGATACACACAGTTCTACATTTGCAGTCTTCTCTGCATGATTTTTTGACAGAAACTGGGATACACCAGTGGCAAAATACCATTTTCCATTTACTCAAgttaaaatgtcaacaaatgCAAATCTGCACAGACGAGTGGAAGCTCACTCACCTCTTTGAGCGATTTCGCGGTGCAACCCGAGGCGGCTTCTCAGCCTTCGTACCGTCTGGGGACGTTTCCATGGCCCAGATTTTCATTCTCTCCTTTACACCCTTCACACCTTCTGTACTGTTTACAACCTCTGGCTCGTCTCTCTTTGTCATGGGTTCTGGCCTCGACGACGAGTCAAACAGGAGACTGATTCTGCGCTTTATGCTGCCTCCTCCGCTGTATTCCTCCCTCGGTGCACCTTCGTCAATCTCTCTGTCTGAGGGCTTCGATGTTGCGTGGCCCGGCTCAGGATCCGGGACCTCTGGTTTGCTGGCATCATCTTTGGTGCTGGTTGCAGGTATGGTTGGCTGAGGGGGCACAGACACGCCTACTGACTCAAACTTTGAGGTGAGCTTCATGGACAGGCGCTTCCTGCCGCCGCCCCATCGGTTCTCCGCGTTGTCTGCAGAAGGAGCGTTGCTTCCTGACTCTGGAATATTTTGGACGGCAGAAGTCGGAGTCtcgtctcctttcttttttccgTGTATCTGTGGTGTGTTTACAACATCGCTGGATGCGTCGCGGTTTGCTTGGTTGACATCATCTCTACGGATTGACTCGGACTTGGGTGTCTCTTTTGGTGGAGCGGTTTGTGTGACTGGATCAGATTTTCCTACACCAGAATCGGGAGCGTCCTCTCCATCTGGGCTTGCTTTCCTTTCCCTGGCTGTTTTGGGCAGCTCTTCTTTGAGCACACTCACAGGGCTGGGTTGGGAATCGGAGGCGGGGGTTTGTTTAGGGGGTTTCtgagccggggtggaggcggGCGGTTTGGCCTTAGATTTATCGCTGCGCTGTGTCGTCGTCCTAGGGGTTACACCAGTGGCCTTTGGGGCATTGATGGAGCGAATGGTGGTATTCTTCTGCAAGGAGAAGGGCTTGGGAGTGAGTCGAGGTTTGGTGGCCACAGAAGGCTTAGGGCCAGCCATCTGGGACACTTCAACGGAGCTCTCCATTACTTAGTCGCTGAAAGAGGGGAGCAGAGGAAGTGTTAACTTCATATTCACACTGAAAAAATCTTTTCTCCTTAGGTCACCATGTTGTTTCAAAGAAGACTCAAGGAGTCTGGTCCGTCTAGACTTTTGTAGGCACAATACCTCCACCAGGGCAGAGACAAAGGTATCAATCACACCAGACAAACCATTGAGGACATGTTGCTGTTTAACTTTTGTTGTAACCGTAATTTTCAATGCTTCAAAACAATTTCTACCATCAATTGAATAGCAGCAAAACCTGAATGGCCAGATGCTGGAAGGTAACTGAGAAACAAGTTTAACTGCATACAGTCTTAACTCTGAACTTTTATTGCAGGTATCTTATTTAAATATTCAGACTTTGAGGTGGCTTGGTTTGCACTCTTATCTAGACTCAGGGCATAAATCTAAACACAGTTTCGATATTGCGTGATACGCGTGTTACTCATTTACCACACTTGTTGGGATGTCCAGACGACGCACTGTAAGTATGGTGACACAAAGGAGGAAAGACAGAGTTGGGCACACTAACAGTTCCACACTTGCAAACTGAAGGACACTGAAGAGacaaaaaacatgcagataACTGGGCATTAACTAATAAactattaatattacaaaaataaatgcctGAGCAAAAAAATGTCTTAAGTGTAGACATTAAAAGCAAAAGTGTAAACTTGGCAGAAATCCAACCATAATAAGGACCCCTCGAGGTAAACGTCTTGCTTGATTGTACTTGCAAGAAAAAGTTTTCTTTGCCTCATTTCTTAAATTATCACCAAACACAATCAGCACAGTTGAAAAACTCACTCTAGGGGCCAACAGAAAGAATTCAATCACACTGAAACTAACACCAGAAACTAACAAAAGTCTTCCTGGCaggatcttcttctttttcctcatcagaTTAAGTttttaacaacaataaaactgTTTCCGACCAGAGGAAAACATTTCAATGGtcattcattttcttcctcaTTCCAAAGACCTAACCTGTCAGTCAGTGACACTAATATTGTTATGTCATAAGTGTATAAGCTCATCTCGATAGACAATGTCCTTAACCTGACTTAAAGTCaatctaaatgaacagaaagaagtAACTAAACAATAACTAATATATAAGTACCTGTGTGCACAGCAAACTACTTAAATAAGAATCCCAGACAGGTAGGAGGCGTGTTGTTAGAGCCTGAAGAAGGCCCGATGAGTCATCATCCTTCACATCAGTATGGCCTGAATAAAAAGATCCCACAAGATCTGCAATAGAACTGAAACCCCTGACCACGCACAAGCGTCTGGGCCTGTAAACCGTCacatgagcaaaaaaaagactcacagatgaaaaaaagatcGCAGTAACCCATCATACTTTCTTACACAACATACCAAAGGCGCTGTGTATCATCTGGTTGAACCTGTAATTCTTTTGCCACCACAGGTAACTCCACACACCCTGTGTCAAATAAGAGTCCTGCTCAATTTTACCAATCTACAGCTGGTCCACCGATTCAGGACCTGTTCCTGCACGTTGGTACGATTTCTAATGATCTTTGTTTTTAGCGCACATTGCTCCACCCTGCATAATAAGTGTGTGAAAGGCTCAGTTTGGAATTTTAGGTTGTGTCCTGTGTTTGTTAATGCTTTCATCGGTTGTTCCTTTCACCCcttttgttctttatttctTCTACAGCTGAATTCCTCAGAATTAATAAACACCGTCCGGCCGCACGAAGCTGCAGATGACTGGTGATTTATGCTGCTTACATTCTGGCCACATTCACGGACTGAGTGAAACTCCTTCTTCTCGACCCCGCGGTGTGGGACACGTTGTGGTCCTCGGAGAGGACGGCGTTTCGGCGCATTAACACTTTGGCAGCTGGCTTCCTGTGACCGCAGTGGCCGTGTTGAGCCCCGGGTTGTTTATAAGTCACCAATAAACGCGTCAGCGATGAACTCCCGGTCGTTGAACCGGCGGTGTGTTTACTGGAAGTGGACATGCACGAATGTGGCTTTTCGTTCAATTTGGTGAGGACGACGTTGCTTGTGACGTTACGCCGAATATTTACGTTACTATGCTCCGCGAGGCAAATAAAATACGCGCACCTGCTTTTAACACCAACTTGTTGAACTTTTCAGCTACTCAGTTGTAAAGGTGTATTTACCTTTGGTCGTCACGCAGCCATACAGGTGAAGGACGGGGGGGAAGAAGTTTCAAAAGAAAAACGAGTCTCCTCCGTTTTCCGGGGTCGTCTCGCCTGCTGCGCTGCTGTCAGTGTGTAtgtccgtgtgtttgtgtgtgtgtgtgtgtgcgtgctcgtgtgtgtgtgtgtgtgtgtgtttttctttcttcaagtCATTCACATGGGACGTCAGGCTGCTCCTCTAGGCAGCCGACACTCCCTCTGTCCTCCACGGTGCTCCAAGCCTCAAGCTGCGCATGATTAGACAGGAAGCGGTGGGCGattacttcaaaataaaagcacaacgTCCCTTAACAAGTCCATTGCTGAGGGGGGCGTTGTCTCCGTTGTGTCCCACTGAGGCAGCTGGATGCAAGTTTTCCAGTATGAAGGGCATCACAGAAATAGTTATGTTAGTTTGAATGCAACCAATGACGGCAGGTAAATGAACATAGTTTATTAGGGGATCACAGAATGAGCAGGTAGAATAATGCCTTAAAATGCATCTGTAAATTATAATAAATTCagcagaaagaaatgtaaattatattaaatgaaCGCAATGATGGTTTGAATGGATCCGCCAGGATTAAAATCGAAAGCAAAACTATACATGTGGACAGTGCGCTGTGCCcttttattttggtattttttgaCCAGAAGTGCTCCCTAAATTAATTGTAGGTTCAAACCAGTGGACTGTTCAGCGCTGGATTAACAGGTTCTcccagaagagaagaaaagctaCTTTAAACAAAGTTGAAATGGACATGGAGGCGAGTGGGCGCTGTGCTGAGTCCCAGGGGGCTTCCCCACGGCAGGAGGTGCTCATCAACTCTCACACACTGGCCTAACGTCATTTGCATAACACCTGGGCCGTGTTCAATTTGCTTAGCTGTGCATTATGACAGGAAACGTCACACACAAGTCACGCGTTCGCTGCCATTTAGCAAACGCAAGGAATACAACTCCCCCGcctttcagtgtgtttgtgtgcgtgtgtaagtgTACGTGCGTGCTTTGCTTTTGTATAATATGACAACATAATAGTATAGCTTGTGGATTAAAACTAGTTTGCACTCATGTATTACTATTATAATCACAGTTTTTGTTAATGTTATGATTATAGATAATTACACTGGTATAAATAATAGCTGGCGGTACTACTAGTGGGCCAATCAATAAAAAATGGCGTCCCCTGGTGGACGTTTCGCGGAACTACTTCTTACCGCCTACGGCTCACCGCACGAGTTGTCACGGCAACTGTACAGCGTGCGCTTATAAAAACAAGCGCTTGACCGTTCCCCGACAGTTTTCTCGACAATCTAACGTTGCGACGCCATCTTATTCATCAGAGGAGAAGACCCGAGACGCTCGTCGCAAACAGAGGGGACGCCCGCAGAGAGGCGACCATGAGCGGAGCCGAAGCCCGCAGCGACGCGCCTGTTGCTGAAAATGTCCCCGGTGGACACGGCACCGCGGCGGCACCGCGGGACCGCAAACCAGGCGCGGGGCTTCTGAAGAGGCTCAAGTCCCGGAGGAACCAGGCGGAGAGCAGGCCCGTGACGGAGCAAGACCTGCGGACACAGAGTGGACACATCACGCCGGATGACGTGCTCGGGCTGCGGGTGGCCGCGCGAGGTTTGAGTCTCCCTCGTTCCGTCTTGTGTCCGGTGTTGTCCCTCGTTGTGGGTTTGACACATGCTGGTGAATGTGCTGCCTGGGCTGAATCAAGAACTACCGGAACCTAATGGACCAGAGGTTACATTAAATCTATACACGTTACATAAAGCTAGATGACGTCTACTTGAGGGGGTTTATAGTTGCAATGTGACACTGGGGACTTCACTGATATAACACTACAACCATCATGtaagacaaaatagaaaaatacaatatctaacacatgaacacatcaAAGTATTAGACTT
Encoded here:
- the LOC119229677 gene encoding golgin subfamily A member 6-like protein 24 isoform X1; this translates as MESSVEVSQMAGPKPSVATKPRLTPKPFSLQKNTTIRSINAPKATGVTPRTTTQRSDKSKAKPPASTPAQKPPKQTPASDSQPSPVSVLKEELPKTARERKASPDGEDAPDSGVGKSDPVTQTAPPKETPKSESIRRDDVNQANRDASSDVVNTPQIHGKKKGDETPTSAVQNIPESGSNAPSADNAENRWGGGRKRLSMKLTSKFESVGVSVPPQPTIPATSTKDDASKPEVPDPEPGHATSKPSDREIDEGAPREEYSGGGSIKRRISLLFDSSSRPEPMTKRDEPEVVNSTEGVKGVKERMKIWAMETSPDGTKAEKPPRVAPRNRSKRLQPATAPAAVKTPQIPTVKPPVTGALSSQPVDLPSKVSPAEPPTDIPMETNKDAAPEDELSKSWRVEHVQNPSKDVDVQLRKRSSFKTHTAADEGVSAEGDSAQHAPKRDNAKRRSVRFSVVERDDGGPPVFLGSASDSSDEEEEGEASEDGAEEEIPVSVPVYRRVGGLQRKDDDDGDKEGERLKHLEFEKKRRSEEHDQPELKMEDELKRKEEEEEEDEEEREKEKARQKKEEARKQDSLKEERLERQRREEWEREQLIEEERKQERFREEEMEREKQMEMLLQRQREEERKSAKQKEQRLKQNQEEREKERLKEVERKEERLRQEREKQKFSEDAINEEKKREDEWEKEWVKKTERLRGEKEKGGENDLGLMEQRQKEERLREERERQRGRKEERLIGNHADYHLEGKLRETEINKKKQREEEWEKEWVKVTERSRGEDEEEELMLQRKTVEDRERARQNEERLRQEERVEERLRDEEKERERERQRRLKAQQEKEETERKRQAEQEEERKRQAEREEERKRQAEREEERKRQAEREEERKRQAEQEEERKRQAEREEERKRQAEREEERKRQAEQEEERKRQAEREEERKRQAEREEERKRQAERERIEALVRQEVDQKREQDLEEKLRLEEERGREEIESAVDTAKSNLIRFDSKDVPPKSEFPNSPTAKSSQPTEGQLKVVYDDFSARPPLAQVVFDDFSVKPKRWGSQAKVETSPLSNSRSAVSADKEEVQVTLDVTNRALEQVEKPGSAEPTLSWENPKKEEEELISMEEDEEDEEEEEEEDEEEGEEKETQREDEVDEEDEQEAPVNSYSTNSEDTDALIDNEPDDHNEAPEQTSETDGPKLVPDQVPEVSEDVDATDFPREPEHAPFPESSTDLLDTSAQRSKADLGKRRNRTRPPRSLRGGFSHLESTDWRIDDSTDEKEVSSKQREVDSEDEQPKPKIICSPPPATSQRVPMFSGLNPAALIAQLKKRTSGGRTGGGDKAEENKGRGVKESRKEEVAPSPSQLPRSPRSAAHLAGAARVLPPLGARDQGAVSSPAWLKELKSKKRLSQYDSGT
- the LOC119229677 gene encoding trichohyalin-like isoform X2 gives rise to the protein MESSVEVSQMAGPKPSVATKPRLTPKPFSLQKNTTIRSINAPKATGVTPRTTTQRSDKSKAKPPASTPAQKPPKQTPASDSQPSPVSVLKEELPKTARERKASPDGEDAPDSGVGKSDPVTQTAPPKETPKSESIRRDDVNQANRDASSDVVNTPQIHGKKKGDETPTSAVQNIPESGSNAPSADNAENRWGGGRKRLSMKLTSKFESVGVSVPPQPTIPATSTKDDASKPEVPDPEPGHATSKPSDREIDEGAPREEYSGGGSIKRRISLLFDSSSRPEPMTKRDEPEVVNSTEGVKGVKERMKIWAMETSPDGTKAEKPPRVAPRNRSKRLQPATAPAAVKTPQIPTVKPPVTGALSSQPVDLPSKVSPAEPPTDIPMETNKDAAPEDELSKSWRVEHVQNPSKDVDVQLRKRSSFKTHTAADEGVSAEGDSAQHAPKRDNAKRRSVRFSVVERDDGGPPVFLGSASDSSDEEEEGEASEDGAEEEIPVSVPVYRRVGGLQRKDDDDGDKEGERLKHLEFEKKRRSEEHDQPELKMEDELKRKEEEEEEDEEEREKEKARQKKEEARKQDSLKEERLERQRREEWEREQLIEEERKQERFREEEMEREKQMEMLLQRQREEERKSAKQKEQRLKQNQEEREKERLKEVERKEERLRQEREKQKFSEDAINEEKKREDEWEKEWVKKTERLRGEKEKGGENDLGLMEQRQKEERLREERERQRGRKEERLIGNHADYHLEGKLRETEINKKKQREEEWEKEWVKVTERSRGEDEEEELMLQRKTVEDRERARQNEERLRQEERVEERLRDEEKERERERQRRLKAQQEKEETERKRQAEQEEERKRQAEREEERKRQAEREEERKRQAEREEERKRQAEQEEERKRQAEREEERKRQAEREEERKRQAEQEEERKRQAEREEERKRQAERERIEALVRQEVDQKREQDLEEKLRLEEERGREEIESAVDTAKSNLIRFDSKDVPPKSEFPNSPTAKSSQPTEGQLKVVYDDFSARPPLAQVVFDDFSVKPKRWGSQAKVETSPLSNSRSAVSADKEEVQVTLDVTNRALEQVEKPGSAEPTLSWENPKKEEEELISMEEDEEDEEEEEEEDEEEGEEKETQREDEVDEEDEQEAPVNSYSTNSEDTDALIDNEPDDHNEAPEQTSETDGPKLVPDQVPEVSEDVDATDFPREPEHAPFPESSTDLLDTSAQRSKADLGKRRNRTRPPRSLRGGFSHLESTDWRIDDSTDEKEVSSKQREVDSEDEQPKPKIICSPPPATSQRVPMFSGLNPAALIAQLKKRTSGGRTGGGDKAEENKGRGVKESRKEEVAPSPSQLPRSPRSAAHLAGAARVLPPLGARDQGAVSSPAWLKELKSKKRLSQYDSGT